Below is a genomic region from Marinobacter salarius.
GCCCCTCGAAAGAGATGCGTATTCTACAGAGCTCACTCCGACTGTCAACGGTTCGTTATAACTTTTTCAGGAAACCTGACGATTTATCGTCAAAGCTCGGTTTTCACAGCGGCCGCAGCCTGGGTTGCTTTCTCCCTGGCCTCGTCAATCGAGCTACCGGACGCAAGCGCGACCCCCATTCTCCGCCGCCCCTTCAGTTCAGGTTTCCCAAAGAGCCTGATAAAGATGTCAGGTTGAGCCAACGCTTTTTCAAGCCCTGTATAGGCAACCGCATCCGAATCACCCTCCGGCAATATCACTGCGGAGGCTGAGGGGCCCTGTTGACGGATCGCCGGTATCGGCAACCCGAGGATGGCGCGGGCGTGCAAGGCAAACTCGGACAGATCCTGGGAAACCAGAGTCACCAACCCCGTGTCGTGAGGGCGTGGCGACACTTCTGAAAACCATACGTCATCGCCCTTCACAAACAATTCCACACCGTAGACACCATAGCCACCCAGATTGCTGGCAACCGCTTCCGCGATTTCCCGGGAACGGGCCAGCGCCTTGTCACTCATTGGTTGCGGCTGCCAGGATTCACGGTAATCGCCGTCTTCCTGATGGTGCCCAATAGGATCACAGAATGAAATACCGTCGCGGTGCTTCACGGTCAGCAAGGTAATTTCGTAGTCAAAATCCACAAACCCTTCGACAATCACCCTTCCCTTGCCGGCTCGACCACCGGTCTGGGCATAATCCCAAGCGGTCTCAATATCATCGGCGGACTTGACCGTGCTCTGCCCTTTTCCTGAAGAACTCATAACGGGCTTCACCACCAGAGGCATTCCGATGGCTTCGACGGCCGCAAGATACTCCTCTTTCGACTCGGCAAATCGATAGGGTGACGTTGCAAGCCCGAGTTCTTCGGCGGCCAGGCGACGGATACCTTCCCGGTTCATGGTGAGATTGACGGCTCTTGCGGTGGGAATCACCCGATAGCCTTCCTGCTCGAGCTTCACCAGCTCCGGCGTGGCAATCGCCTCAATTTCCGGCACGATGAGGTTTGGCTTTTCCGCTTCAATAATGCTGCGCAAGGCAGCGCCATCGAGCATATCGACAACGTGACTCCGATGGGCCACCTGCATGGCCGGGGCGTTGGCGTAACGGTCAACTGCGATAACTTCCACACCAAAGCGCTGGAGTTCAATCACAACTTCCTTCCCCAGCTCTCCCGAGCCACAGAAGAGAACCCTGAAAGCATTTCCTTTCAGCGGAGTACCAATACGAACTGTGTCAGTCATGAAAGTTTCTGCCTTTCCTGATATCGGGGGTCAAAGACCTAGATCAAAAATTTGCTTTCACGCTCGGCCACTTTACGCAGCACCTCCTGGCGCTCTTCATTGCTCATCTGGGACCATCGCGTGATCTCATCACCACTGCGATGGCACCCAACACACATATCGTTGTCATCAAGGGCGCAAATACTCACACAGGGCGAGCGCACCTTATCAGCCACTTTCATTCCGCAACCTCACCTAACGTCTTGACCACTACTTTAACCTTTCCTGATCTCTGCTTCTAACGCCGGTTCCGTCAACGACTCACCCCAGGTGCTTCCATGCACAAGATCAGCCAGAGGCAACCGCGAGCGCCATCCCTTTTTCTGTAGTTCAGGCTGTTCAAGAAACTCGCTGACAAAGCCAAGGCACAGATAGGCCAACGGGTATACGTGTTCGGGGAGCTTCAGTGTCTTCGCCAGCTTTTCCTGATCCAGAATACTGACCCAGCCCACACCGATCCCTTCAGCCCTTGCTGCCAGCCAAAAGTTCTGTACCGCCAGGCACGTACTGAAAAGATCCGTTTCAACGATCGAGTTACGCCCCAGCACATGGCTACCACCGCGACTTCGGTCACAGGTGATGCATAGATTAATCGGGCTTTCCAGGATGCCCTGGAGCTTCAGACTCTTATACTGTGTATTGCGCTCGCCTTCATAATTTTCCGCGGCTTTCCGGTTCTCTTCCTCGAAAATGGAAAGCACTGCGCTGCGCACTGACTTGCTATCGATTACGAGAAAGTCCCACGGCTGCATAAAACCGACGGAGGGTGCGTGGTGGGCCGCGTCGAGCAGTCGGGCAAGGACATCAGGGGGAATCGGATCAGGAAGAAACTGCGAGCGCACATCCCGGCGTTCATGGATAGCACGATAGAGCCCGCTCGTTTCTTCGTCACTAAAGGGGCGATTCTGGTTTGGCTGGTGAGCTCTGTCGTCTGTCATTCTTTGCCTCTAATACCGTCAATTGAGTCCCAGCAGATGCTTCAGAAACCCCGTGTCCAGACACTCCTCAACGAGATCCGCCAGGCGATCCAGCTGTTCCAGGCGATGTGCCTTGTAGTCTACGGCCTGATGCTGAGCTCCCAAGCCCGCCCATTCGAGTATCTCACGGGTCGCTTCAGGCTGATCGAAAATGCCGTGAACATAGGTTCCAATTATCTGACCGTCCTCACTCACTGCGCCTTCAGGCCGTCCATTCAGTGTCGCCATGGGGCGTTCAAGCGCGGGGCCACAGGAAATACCGTTATGCATCTCATAACCTGTGAACCCCGCCCTTCCACTGCCAAGCGTTAATTCTCCGGAAACGTCCTTCAGCGTTTTGCCGGCAACCATCCGTGTGGTCATGTTGAGCAACTCAAGGCCAGGCGTGGTACCGGCATCCCCTTCCAGGCCGTCCGGGTCGGATACCGACCGCCCCATCATCTGAAAGCCACCGCAAATGCCTAACACCTTGCCGCCATAACGGAGGTGTTTCTGAATAGCCTCAGGCCAGCCCTGGGATCTCAGCCATTGCAGATCATGCCGGGTGCTTTTGCTGCCCGGTAACAGGATCAGGTCAGCCGGGGGAATCCGCTGGTCGGGGCCGATGAATTGGAGGTTGACGCCCGGGTGCAGACGAAGGGGGTCAAAGTCATTGTGATTGCTGATGCGAGGTAACACCGGGACGATCACATTCAGTGCATCGGGTTCATTGGTGCCACTGGTGCCAACGCTGTCTTCTGCGTCAATCACCAAGCCATGCAGATACGGCAATACGCCAGCTACGGCTTTATCAGTGCGTTCGGCCAGCCAATCCAGGCCTGGCTTCAACAAGGCAATATCGCCCCGAAAACGGTTGATAACGAAGCCTTTCGTGCGCGCTCGTTCGCTCTCGGTGATGAGTTCAAGCGTGCCCACCAGTTGGGCGAATACACCACCTTTGTCAATATCGCCGACGAGGAGCACCGGGCAATCGGCCGCTTCGGCGAAGCCCATGTTGGCAATATCATTCGCACGCAAATTGATCTCGGCGGGGCTACCGGCCCCTTCGGCAATGATCACGTCATAGCGGGCACTCAGGGCTCGCCATGCCTCCATCACAGAGGCCATCGCCTCGGCCTTGTAGGCATGGTAATGCAGAGCGTTCATATTGCCGTGAACCTTGCCTCGCAGGATTACCTGGGCACCGCAGTCACTCTGGGGCTTGAGCAACACCGGATTCATATCGCTATGCGGGGCGAGCCCGCAGGCCAGTGCCTGAAGTGCCGTGGAACGGCCTATTTCACCGCCGTCGACGGTAACCGCACTGTTCAGGGCCATGTTCTGGGGTTTGAAAGGCGCTACGGAAACACCCTGCCGCGCCAGCCACCGACACAGGGCGGCGACGACCGTCGTTTTGCCGGCATCGGAAGTCGTTCCCTGTATCATCAACGTGGTCATGGGTAGCAGCCTCTGTTACAGCTCGACACCTTTCTGGGCTTTCACACCCTGGTCCTTGAAGGCATGCTTCACCACGCCCATTTCCGTGACAGTGTCCGCCAGGTCCACCAGTTCCTGTGGTGCCGACCGACCGGTCACTACCACATGCTGCATCTCCGGGCGGCCCTGGAGGTCGTCCAGAACACGGTCGAGATCAATATAGTCGTACTTCAGGGCGATGTTGAGTTCGTCCAGCAGGACCAGGTCGTAGCTGTCGTCTTTCAACATGTTGGCGGCCACATCCCAGGCGGCATTGGCTGCCTCCACGTCCTGCTCCCGGTTCTTGGTATCCCAGGTATAGCCCTGGCCCATCACGTGATAACTCACGTTGGGCAATTCGCGGAAGAACGCTTCTTCACCGGTGCTGAATGCGCCTTTGATGAACTGGACAATACCCACTTTCATGCCATGGCCGAGCGCCCGGGCCACCATGCCAAAACCGGAACTGCTCTTGCCTTTACCCGGGCCGGTCAGCACCAGCAGCACACCCTGTTCTTTCTGGGCACGGGCGATGCGCTCCTGCATGATCTTCTGCTTTGCGTCCATGCGGCGGGCATGGCGTTCGGGGTCTTTGGCGCGTTCACGCATAGTCAGGCTCCTTATCGATAAGCGGGCGAATGGCCTGCCCGCGAAAAATTCCGGCCACCAGTTCTGGGGCGGAGGGAAAATAGCCGTGGAAATAGCTGGCCACCAGCCCCTTCCGGCAATACACCGGTTCAGCCTCGGTGCCCGCAACCTTGCGGGTTCGGGCCAGGGGTTGCCAGTCAGTTTCCAGTCGCGAGTGATGATAGGTATGCCCCCGCAACTGCCCCTGCTCGGTATTCAGGCTCTGCAAACCCAGCGCCTGCAGGCGGCCGGCCATACTGACGCGACCGGGGATAATTCCGAGCAGGTTGTGGATCTCTCCGTCGTGGTCCGCCAGTTCCTCCACACAGGCCATTAACCCGCCACACTCGGCCAGCATGGGTTTACCGGCGCTGTAGTGGTTGCGAATCGCCTCCAACATCGAACGGTTACCGGCCAGAGTGGCACCATGAAGTTCCGGGTACCCGCCTGGTAACCAGAGGGCGTCGGCGTCTGGCAATGCTGAATCTATCATCGGGGAGAAGAAAGACAGTTTTGCCCCCATCGCCTGCAACAGGTCCAGATTAGCGCGGTAAATAAAACTCAGCGCTGCGTCCCGGGCAATGGCGATGCGAACCCCCTCAAGCAACGGTGGTGGGGACTCCGGGGGTTCAGCTTCCAACGTCACGGGAAGCGGCAGGCCATCCAGCCCTGCTTCCGCAAGAACGTCAGCGGCGGCGTCCAGACGCTGCTCCAGATCGCCCAACTCGCCGGCCTGAACCAGCCCAAGATGCCGGTTTGGAAGACTCATGGCCTCGTTTCGGGGAATGGCCCCTAGCAGACTGATGCCTTCAGGCAGGCTCTCCCGCAGCATAGCCCCATGTCGGGGACTTCCGATGCGGTTGGCAATCACCTGATAAACCGGAAGCGCGGAGTCGAATTTTGATAATCCCAGAGCCACCGCTCCAAAAGTCTGAGCCATGCCGCGGGCATCAATGACCGGCAGAGCGGGAATACCCATCAGCTTGGCGAGGTCCGCACTGGAAGGGTCACCGTCAAACAATCCCATTGATCCTTCCACCAGAATAAGGTCGGCATCCTGCGCGGCTTCCATCAGACGCCAGCGACACTCGTCCTCGCCCGTCATCCACGGATGTAACTGGTACACCGGCTGTCCGGATGCGACTTCCAGCACCATCGGGTCCAGGTAATCCGGGCCGTGCTTGAACACCCGTACCTTTCGTCCGGCATTCCTATGCAATCTCGCCAGCGCTGCGGTCACCATGGACTTCCCCTGGCCAGAACCTGGTGCGGTAATCATTGCGGCTGGTACGGTTGCTTTCATATAGCTCCTACGTTCAATACTTAACAGGGACAAATAGCGGCGCACCATCCACGTCCACTGTTAGAAGTTCCTGATCATAAAGCCGTTCAAGCGCGGCCGGCACGAGCATTCGTTCTGCAGGCCCCCAGCACGCTTCGCCGTTGGGGTACAGCAACAGCAGATGGTCACACCATCGTGCTGCGAGATTTAGATCGTGCAGACACATGAATACCGAACGCCCACTACGCGCCTGCTCGGTCAGTAACTGGAGTACCGACACCTGATGGTGCAGATCAAGATGGTTGGTGGGTTCATCCAGAAGCCAGGTATCAGGCGCCTGGGTCAGCACTGTGGCAATAGCTACTCTCTGGCGTTCACCGCCAGAGAGTGTGTTCACCAGCCGATCACTGAGATGGCCCACATCCAGCTGTTCCAGAGCGCCTCTCGCAAGACGTTCATCGGCTCCGGACTCCATCTGCCAGGGTGACAACCAGGGGTGGCGCCCGATCAGCGCCGTTTCCAGTACCGTCGCGGGAAAACCGTCCTGCCGTTCCTGGAAAACCATCCCCAGTTGTTGCGATATTGTCCTGCGCTTCAGGTCTGCCAAAGGATGCTCTCCCAGGCAAACCGATCCGTGACGTGGTGCTCGCAACCCCGCCAGTGTGTGCAAGAGCGTCGTCTTGCCGGCACCATTTGGCCCCAAAACGCCCCAGATCTGCCCGGGTTCCACGGCAAAGTTCAGCGCTTCCCCATCG
It encodes:
- a CDS encoding ABC transporter ATP-binding protein yields the protein MNPLQARQLVIDIPGRGDGEALNFAVEPGQIWGVLGPNGAGKTTLLHTLAGLRAPRHGSVCLGEHPLADLKRRTISQQLGMVFQERQDGFPATVLETALIGRHPWLSPWQMESGADERLARGALEQLDVGHLSDRLVNTLSGGERQRVAIATVLTQAPDTWLLDEPTNHLDLHHQVSVLQLLTEQARSGRSVFMCLHDLNLAARWCDHLLLLYPNGEACWGPAERMLVPAALERLYDQELLTVDVDGAPLFVPVKY
- a CDS encoding cobyric acid synthase, producing the protein MTTLMIQGTTSDAGKTTVVAALCRWLARQGVSVAPFKPQNMALNSAVTVDGGEIGRSTALQALACGLAPHSDMNPVLLKPQSDCGAQVILRGKVHGNMNALHYHAYKAEAMASVMEAWRALSARYDVIIAEGAGSPAEINLRANDIANMGFAEAADCPVLLVGDIDKGGVFAQLVGTLELITESERARTKGFVINRFRGDIALLKPGLDWLAERTDKAVAGVLPYLHGLVIDAEDSVGTSGTNEPDALNVIVPVLPRISNHNDFDPLRLHPGVNLQFIGPDQRIPPADLILLPGSKSTRHDLQWLRSQGWPEAIQKHLRYGGKVLGICGGFQMMGRSVSDPDGLEGDAGTTPGLELLNMTTRMVAGKTLKDVSGELTLGSGRAGFTGYEMHNGISCGPALERPMATLNGRPEGAVSEDGQIIGTYVHGIFDQPEATREILEWAGLGAQHQAVDYKAHRLEQLDRLADLVEECLDTGFLKHLLGLN
- the bluB gene encoding 5,6-dimethylbenzimidazole synthase, with the translated sequence MTDDRAHQPNQNRPFSDEETSGLYRAIHERRDVRSQFLPDPIPPDVLARLLDAAHHAPSVGFMQPWDFLVIDSKSVRSAVLSIFEEENRKAAENYEGERNTQYKSLKLQGILESPINLCITCDRSRGGSHVLGRNSIVETDLFSTCLAVQNFWLAARAEGIGVGWVSILDQEKLAKTLKLPEHVYPLAYLCLGFVSEFLEQPELQKKGWRSRLPLADLVHGSTWGESLTEPALEAEIRKG
- a CDS encoding cobyrinate a,c-diamide synthase, with amino-acid sequence MKATVPAAMITAPGSGQGKSMVTAALARLHRNAGRKVRVFKHGPDYLDPMVLEVASGQPVYQLHPWMTGEDECRWRLMEAAQDADLILVEGSMGLFDGDPSSADLAKLMGIPALPVIDARGMAQTFGAVALGLSKFDSALPVYQVIANRIGSPRHGAMLRESLPEGISLLGAIPRNEAMSLPNRHLGLVQAGELGDLEQRLDAAADVLAEAGLDGLPLPVTLEAEPPESPPPLLEGVRIAIARDAALSFIYRANLDLLQAMGAKLSFFSPMIDSALPDADALWLPGGYPELHGATLAGNRSMLEAIRNHYSAGKPMLAECGGLMACVEELADHDGEIHNLLGIIPGRVSMAGRLQALGLQSLNTEQGQLRGHTYHHSRLETDWQPLARTRKVAGTEAEPVYCRKGLVASYFHGYFPSAPELVAGIFRGQAIRPLIDKEPDYA
- a CDS encoding DUF1289 domain-containing protein; this encodes MKVADKVRSPCVSICALDDNDMCVGCHRSGDEITRWSQMSNEERQEVLRKVAERESKFLI
- the purT gene encoding formate-dependent phosphoribosylglycinamide formyltransferase — translated: MTDTVRIGTPLKGNAFRVLFCGSGELGKEVVIELQRFGVEVIAVDRYANAPAMQVAHRSHVVDMLDGAALRSIIEAEKPNLIVPEIEAIATPELVKLEQEGYRVIPTARAVNLTMNREGIRRLAAEELGLATSPYRFAESKEEYLAAVEAIGMPLVVKPVMSSSGKGQSTVKSADDIETAWDYAQTGGRAGKGRVIVEGFVDFDYEITLLTVKHRDGISFCDPIGHHQEDGDYRESWQPQPMSDKALARSREIAEAVASNLGGYGVYGVELFVKGDDVWFSEVSPRPHDTGLVTLVSQDLSEFALHARAILGLPIPAIRQQGPSASAVILPEGDSDAVAYTGLEKALAQPDIFIRLFGKPELKGRRRMGVALASGSSIDEAREKATQAAAAVKTEL
- the cobO gene encoding cob(I)yrinic acid a,c-diamide adenosyltransferase, which encodes MRERAKDPERHARRMDAKQKIMQERIARAQKEQGVLLVLTGPGKGKSSSGFGMVARALGHGMKVGIVQFIKGAFSTGEEAFFRELPNVSYHVMGQGYTWDTKNREQDVEAANAAWDVAANMLKDDSYDLVLLDELNIALKYDYIDLDRVLDDLQGRPEMQHVVVTGRSAPQELVDLADTVTEMGVVKHAFKDQGVKAQKGVEL